A window of the Lactuca sativa cultivar Salinas chromosome 7, Lsat_Salinas_v11, whole genome shotgun sequence genome harbors these coding sequences:
- the LOC111893328 gene encoding chaperone protein dnaJ 49 — protein sequence MDGNKDEALKCLKIGKDALGLGDRTRALKFIKKAQRLDPSLPVDDLLSTLESTNESPKSPQTGAGDGDSSNVRRRVPGTGSSSGSCTEEQITIVREIRRKKDYYDILGIEKTSSVEDVRKAYRKLSLKVHPDKNKAPGSEEAFKKVSKAFQCLSVDENRKQYDLVGSDEPTYETQTTRRRTHQGFNNGFFYNQEVDADEIFRNFFYGMNPRTTTQFTGFNFGPGMGTRTGVNGSDGFNIRALLQFLPVIIILIFSFLPSNEPVYSLQRTYTYDYRLTTQKGVNYFVKSRNFEQKYPSNSHERIQLEGRIDHEYVSILSYNCRLEAQRLHWGYQRETPNCDMLRQFDPTLVDSH from the coding sequence ATGGATGGAAACAAAGACGAAGCGTTGAAGTGCTTAAAAATTGGGAAAGACGCGTTAGGGTTAGGCGATCGAACTCGCGCTTTAAAATTCATCAAGAAAGCTCAACGATTAGATCCTTCTCTTCCCGTTGACGATCTGTTATCAACTCTAGAAAGCACGAATGAATCACCAAAGTCACCCCAGACCGGTGCCGGTGATGGTGATAGCTCTAACGTTCGGCGTAGGGTTCCGGGAACTGGATCTTCATCCGGTTCATGTACAGAAGAACAGATCACAATCGTGAGGGAGATCAGAAGGAAAAAGGATTATTACGATATACTAGGGATCGAGAAAACTTCTAGTGTTGAAGATGTTAGAAAAGCTTACAGGAAACTCTCTTTGAAAGTTCATCCTGACAAGAACAAAGCACCAGGATCCGAAGAAGCCTTCAAGAAAGTCTCCAAAGCTTTCCAGTGTTTAAGCGTTGATGAAAATCGAAAACAGTATGATCTAGTCGGGTCAGATGAACCCACTTATGAAACGCAAACAACCAGGCGTAGGACCCATCAAGGATTCAACAATGGCTTCTTCTACAATCAAGAAGTTGACGCAGACGAGATTTTCAGAAACTTTTTCTATGGTATGAACCCAAGAACCACAACCCAATTCACAGGGTTCAATTTTGGACCCGGAATGGGTACCAGAACAGGTGTAAACGGGTCGGATGGGTTTAACATACGGGCTTTACTTCAATTTTTGCCAGTTATCATCATTCTGATTTTCAGCTTCTTGCCTTCTAATGAACCTGTTTATTCTCTTCAAAGAACATATACTTATGATTATCGTTTGACTACACAAAAAGGGGTTAATTACTTTGTGAAATCACGCAACTTTGAGCAAAAGTATCCATCAAATAGCCATGAAAGGATTCAGCTTGAAGGAAGGATTGATCATGAGTACGTGTCGATTCTTTCTTATAATTGTAGATTGGAGGCACAAAGGCTTCATTGGGGTTATCAACGTGAAACGCCTAATTGCGACATGTTGAGGCAGTTTGATCCTACTTTGGTGGATTCACATTGA